In Maridesulfovibrio ferrireducens, one genomic interval encodes:
- the rodA gene encoding rod shape-determining protein RodA, whose translation MSPIDRRLLIHMNWFLLGLAALLFFLGVMNLYSASGFRMEDGMSVNSFYQKQLIWGLMGFGGMLTFMLFDYRHLKTIAWPLFWVTVLLLLAVPFAGKTIYGARRWIDLGFFNFQPSELAKITILVIGARILSRDFEPLGFMKLGYVFVVGLLPAGMIILQPDLGSGLNVLLILGGMILYRGLTSKVFKTMAVAIPCLIPLGWLFMHDYQKRRVISFMNPASDPLGAGYHIIQSEIAIGSGRLWGKGFLGGTQSQLRFLPEKHTDFAIAVFGEEWGFVGAMSLLSIFCVFLYQMVVTARDAKDLFGSYLAAGVFFYFFWQILINMGMVLGLMPVVGIPLPFISYGGSATVVNFCLIGLVLNVSMRRYVFKQG comes from the coding sequence ATGTCACCGATTGACAGAAGACTGCTCATCCATATGAACTGGTTTTTGCTGGGGCTCGCTGCATTACTGTTTTTTCTTGGCGTGATGAATCTTTATTCAGCCAGCGGATTCAGAATGGAAGACGGCATGAGTGTCAATTCCTTTTATCAAAAACAGCTCATCTGGGGGCTTATGGGGTTCGGCGGCATGTTAACCTTCATGCTCTTTGATTACAGGCATTTAAAGACTATAGCATGGCCTCTGTTCTGGGTTACAGTGTTGCTTCTGCTAGCAGTTCCTTTTGCGGGGAAAACTATTTACGGTGCACGTAGATGGATTGATCTGGGATTTTTTAATTTTCAGCCGAGCGAACTTGCTAAAATTACTATTCTGGTGATTGGAGCGAGAATTTTATCAAGAGATTTTGAGCCGCTCGGCTTCATGAAATTGGGATATGTATTTGTAGTGGGGCTTCTTCCGGCGGGAATGATTATTTTGCAGCCGGATCTCGGGTCCGGGCTTAATGTTCTGTTGATTCTGGGCGGAATGATTCTCTACAGAGGGCTTACTTCCAAAGTTTTCAAGACAATGGCCGTTGCGATTCCCTGTCTTATTCCTCTTGGGTGGCTTTTTATGCATGATTATCAAAAGAGACGGGTTATCTCTTTTATGAATCCTGCAAGTGATCCGCTCGGAGCCGGTTATCATATTATCCAGTCTGAAATAGCGATAGGTTCTGGAAGACTCTGGGGAAAAGGTTTTCTCGGTGGAACTCAAAGTCAGTTAAGATTTTTACCGGAGAAACATACTGACTTTGCTATTGCTGTTTTCGGAGAGGAATGGGGTTTTGTCGGAGCGATGTCTTTGCTTAGTATTTTCTGTGTTTTTTTATATCAAATGGTTGTAACCGCAAGAGATGCTAAAGATTTGTTTGGAAGCTATCTTGCGGCGGGCGTGTTCTTCTATTTCTTCTGGCAAATCCTTATCAATATGGGTATGGTCCTCGGATTAATGCCGGTAGTAGGCATCCCTCTACCATTTATCAGCTATGGTGGCAGTGCCACTGTGGTCAATTTTTGTCTTATTGGACTCGTTTTAAACGTTTCTATGAGACGTTACGTATTTAAACAGGGGTAG
- the mrdA gene encoding penicillin-binding protein 2, whose translation MSSLYEAKSQQPPKTGLLLLQGLILLLFCVFALRFWFLQIHKGAYFAEQAKNNQLRQDRLYAPRGLIRDRTGKLLSLNEPAYALGLVREDCKDLEATLKTVSEWTGEDLSKLKETFKKSRKRVKPFEPLILAPNLTFKQVAMIEANALHWPGLEVVVRPRRQYLQGPLLSHVLGYVAESGEDELEADEDLAVGDFVGKQGLESVLEKRFRGVKGRRQLEVDATGRRLKERILSPPVAGEDIDLSIDLGLQELGGKLLKGKAGAVVVMNPDNGQILAFVSSPSYDNNSFTSGLSQKEWAELRDDPMHPLQNRVIQSVYPPGSVFKIAVAACGLHYNMINPKDTVYCPGYVKLGKYTFRCWRRGGHGDVNLEDALVQSCDVYFYKLGMKLGVDRISDFAKKAGFGELTGISLPHEKPGLIPTRAWKRKRFGEIWHPGENLNLAIGQGYTLTSPLQVARFLSSIINGGRLLRPQLLAGEPAEEQGRIPMTEEQLKIIRKAMIETVDGPRGTARRLRMKGVVVGGKTGTAQVVKLTDELKKMKDEDIPYKYRDHAWMASFAERDDQRYVIICMIEHGLHGGSGAGPVVKALYKYLYAEQPKDEGVGN comes from the coding sequence CAGCTCAGACAGGATAGGCTGTATGCTCCACGTGGGCTGATCAGAGATCGTACTGGTAAGCTTTTGTCTTTAAATGAACCTGCTTATGCTTTGGGTCTTGTGCGTGAAGACTGTAAAGACTTAGAGGCAACACTTAAAACTGTTTCTGAGTGGACAGGTGAAGATCTTTCAAAGCTCAAAGAAACTTTCAAGAAATCCCGCAAACGCGTAAAGCCGTTTGAACCACTGATTTTAGCTCCTAACCTTACTTTTAAGCAGGTGGCCATGATTGAGGCGAATGCATTGCATTGGCCCGGTCTTGAGGTTGTTGTGCGTCCTAGAAGGCAATACCTGCAAGGCCCACTCTTGTCTCATGTCCTCGGCTATGTTGCAGAATCCGGAGAAGATGAACTTGAAGCTGACGAAGACCTTGCTGTGGGAGATTTTGTGGGCAAGCAGGGGCTTGAATCTGTACTTGAAAAAAGATTTCGCGGTGTAAAGGGACGAAGACAGCTCGAAGTTGACGCCACAGGAAGGCGGCTTAAAGAGAGAATTTTAAGTCCCCCTGTTGCCGGTGAAGATATAGATCTTTCCATTGATTTAGGGCTTCAGGAGTTGGGCGGAAAGCTTCTCAAAGGAAAAGCCGGGGCTGTAGTGGTCATGAACCCGGACAACGGGCAGATACTGGCTTTTGTAAGTTCTCCTTCATACGATAATAATTCCTTCACCTCGGGACTTAGTCAGAAAGAATGGGCTGAGTTGCGGGATGATCCTATGCACCCGTTGCAAAATCGTGTTATTCAAAGTGTTTATCCTCCAGGTTCAGTTTTCAAAATAGCAGTGGCCGCATGTGGACTTCACTACAATATGATTAATCCGAAGGATACAGTTTATTGTCCCGGGTATGTTAAGCTTGGTAAATATACTTTTCGTTGCTGGAGAAGGGGTGGTCACGGTGACGTTAATCTAGAAGATGCTTTGGTTCAGTCATGCGATGTTTATTTTTATAAACTTGGTATGAAACTTGGTGTTGACCGGATCAGTGACTTTGCAAAGAAAGCAGGGTTCGGTGAGCTGACAGGTATCTCACTGCCTCATGAAAAGCCGGGGTTGATTCCAACTCGTGCGTGGAAACGAAAGCGATTCGGTGAGATTTGGCATCCTGGTGAAAATTTGAACTTGGCGATAGGTCAGGGATATACCCTTACTTCTCCTTTGCAGGTTGCGAGATTCCTATCTTCAATCATCAACGGCGGCAGACTGCTTCGTCCACAGCTTTTGGCGGGGGAACCGGCTGAAGAGCAGGGGCGGATACCTATGACAGAGGAACAGTTGAAAATCATTAGAAAAGCAATGATTGAAACTGTTGACGGTCCTCGTGGTACAGCAAGAAGGCTCAGAATGAAGGGCGTTGTTGTGGGTGGTAAGACGGGGACCGCACAGGTCGTTAAGCTTACTGACGAGCTGAAAAAAATGAAAGATGAAGATATTCCTTACAAATATAGAGATCATGCATGGATGGCTAGTTTTGCTGAAAGGGATGACCAGCGTTATGTGATCATCTGCATGATAGAACACGGATTGCACGGGGGATCAGGAGCCGGTCCTGTGGTAAAAGCTCTTTATAAATATCTTTATGCCGAACAACCGAAAGACGAAGGGGTGGGAAATTAA